In the genome of Chryseobacterium arthrosphaerae, one region contains:
- a CDS encoding DHA2 family efflux MFS transporter permease subunit, which yields MQDSLVEYGARRVIITITAILCALLEIVDSTIVNVALNEMKGNLGATLSEVGWVITAYAIGNVIIVPMTSWLSQQFGRRNYFAASIIIFTIFSFLCGNATNIWELVFFRLMQGIGGGALLVTSQTIITESYPIEKRSMAQAIYGLGVIIGPTLGPPLGGYIVDNYSWPYIFYINIPIGIAATLMTLQFVRSPKYAEKRKVSDVDWIGIGLLAVTVGSLQFILERGHEEDWFESGMIVAFTVAAILGFILFLWRELTFKYPIVELRVLKNGNLRIGTVMSFVLGFGLYGSTFIVPLYTQSILGWTALQSGALMIPAALTTAFMMPIIGRLLTKGAKQQILVSLGLFIFFVYSFWGYKILTPDTSKDAFFWMLIVRGAGLGLLFIPITSLSLSTLKGQEIGQGAAFTGMMRQLGGSFGIAAITTFIANAGQKYRNNLISHLDENSFEVQQRLAALKASFVAKGMTPDAAMKAAYKMLDLSVTKQATVLSYMDVFLYLGVIFLICIPFILFIKERKSKEKIDLSEAMH from the coding sequence ATGCAAGATTCATTAGTAGAATATGGAGCACGGAGAGTGATCATTACGATTACCGCGATTCTTTGTGCCCTTCTTGAGATTGTAGACTCCACGATTGTGAATGTAGCCCTGAATGAGATGAAGGGGAATCTTGGAGCTACACTTTCAGAAGTGGGCTGGGTAATTACGGCCTATGCAATCGGAAACGTAATTATCGTACCGATGACCAGCTGGCTTTCTCAGCAGTTCGGGCGTAGAAATTACTTTGCCGCTTCCATTATAATATTTACGATATTTTCATTTCTCTGCGGGAATGCAACCAATATCTGGGAACTGGTATTTTTCAGACTCATGCAGGGAATTGGAGGAGGTGCCCTTTTGGTAACGTCACAAACGATTATTACAGAGTCTTATCCGATTGAGAAAAGAAGTATGGCACAGGCCATCTATGGATTGGGGGTAATTATCGGGCCTACATTAGGACCACCGCTGGGAGGATATATCGTTGACAATTACAGCTGGCCGTATATTTTCTATATCAATATTCCGATCGGGATTGCAGCAACGTTGATGACTTTACAGTTTGTAAGAAGTCCTAAATATGCAGAAAAACGTAAGGTTTCTGATGTAGACTGGATAGGAATCGGCTTATTGGCAGTCACTGTAGGTTCATTACAGTTTATTCTGGAAAGAGGCCACGAAGAAGACTGGTTTGAAAGCGGAATGATTGTAGCCTTTACGGTAGCAGCCATCTTAGGATTTATATTATTCCTCTGGCGGGAACTTACCTTCAAATATCCGATTGTAGAACTCAGGGTATTGAAAAACGGAAACTTAAGAATCGGAACGGTGATGTCGTTTGTGTTGGGATTTGGGTTGTACGGTTCAACATTTATCGTTCCGCTTTATACACAGAGTATTTTGGGATGGACGGCGCTTCAGTCAGGAGCATTGATGATCCCGGCAGCGTTGACAACAGCATTTATGATGCCTATCATTGGGCGCTTACTCACGAAAGGAGCCAAACAGCAGATCCTGGTTTCATTGGGACTGTTTATCTTCTTTGTCTATAGCTTCTGGGGCTATAAAATCCTTACCCCGGATACCAGTAAAGATGCTTTCTTCTGGATGCTTATCGTAAGAGGAGCGGGGCTAGGTTTATTGTTTATTCCGATTACCTCTTTATCATTAAGTACGCTTAAAGGACAGGAAATTGGTCAGGGAGCAGCTTTCACAGGAATGATGAGACAGTTGGGAGGATCTTTCGGGATTGCAGCCATTACCACTTTCATTGCGAATGCAGGCCAGAAATACAGGAATAATCTGATTTCCCATTTGGATGAGAACAGTTTTGAAGTACAGCAAAGGCTGGCAGCATTGAAAGCCAGTTTTGTAGCCAAAGGAATGACTCCTGATGCAGCGATGAAGGCGGCCTATAAAATGCTCGACCTTTCAGTAACCAAGCAGGCAACAGTATTGTCCTATATGGATGTATTTCTTTACCTCGGGGTAATATTTTTAATATGTATTCCGTTTATCTTATTTATTAAAGAAAGAAAAAGTAAAGAAAAAATAGATTTGAGTGAAGCCATGCACTAA
- a CDS encoding HlyD family secretion protein: MENNNTQTAEPKKKKSLVFPLILAAVVIGGGIYGYRAYTYGQYHEETDDAQIASNMAPVISKISGYVAEVKVKDNQFVKKGDTLVILDNRDQKMALEQSQAALTTAKSNISTAEATTTATSKNINSSEAAVATANAQIEAAKVNVWKTSQDLKRYANLVKDHSITEQQYEQALAAKQSADKQLQVLVEQRNQIAQQTTIASSQTAASSQQISVANSVAKQREVDVENARLNLSYTVILAPEDGYVGKVPTQAGQYLQAGAQLFALVKNDQKWVVANFKETQVDKMVEGQKVKIEIDAFPDKEFEGVVSSFSPATGATFSILPPDNASGNFVKVVQRLPVKIDFVNLDKNIAKRLRTGMNVKAEVSLK; the protein is encoded by the coding sequence ATGGAAAATAATAATACACAGACAGCTGAACCTAAAAAGAAAAAAAGCTTAGTTTTTCCTCTCATTTTAGCAGCTGTAGTAATAGGAGGTGGTATCTATGGGTACAGAGCCTATACATACGGACAGTACCATGAAGAGACTGACGATGCTCAGATTGCCTCTAATATGGCTCCCGTAATTTCTAAAATTTCAGGATATGTAGCGGAAGTAAAGGTGAAAGACAACCAGTTTGTGAAAAAAGGAGATACGTTAGTGATTTTGGATAACAGAGATCAGAAAATGGCTCTTGAACAGTCTCAGGCAGCTTTGACGACCGCAAAAAGTAATATTTCTACTGCTGAAGCTACTACCACCGCTACTTCTAAAAATATCAACAGCTCAGAAGCCGCTGTAGCAACGGCTAATGCACAGATTGAAGCTGCTAAAGTAAATGTCTGGAAAACTTCACAGGATTTAAAGAGATATGCTAACCTTGTAAAAGATCACTCTATTACAGAACAACAGTATGAGCAGGCATTGGCAGCAAAGCAATCTGCTGACAAACAGCTTCAGGTATTGGTAGAACAGAGAAACCAGATCGCTCAGCAGACTACCATTGCTTCTTCCCAGACAGCAGCAAGTTCACAGCAGATCAGTGTTGCGAATTCCGTGGCGAAGCAAAGAGAAGTAGATGTGGAAAATGCAAGATTAAATTTGTCATATACGGTAATTCTTGCTCCTGAAGACGGGTATGTAGGAAAAGTACCTACTCAGGCAGGGCAGTATCTGCAGGCTGGTGCACAGTTATTCGCTTTGGTGAAAAATGACCAGAAATGGGTAGTGGCCAACTTTAAGGAAACGCAGGTAGATAAAATGGTAGAAGGCCAGAAAGTGAAAATTGAAATTGATGCCTTCCCTGATAAAGAATTTGAAGGGGTAGTAAGCTCATTCTCCCCGGCTACAGGAGCTACGTTCTCCATTCTTCCTCCGGATAATGCGAGTGGGAACTTCGTAAAAGTGGTTCAGAGACTTCCTGTAAAGATTGATTTTGTAAACCTTGATAAGAATATTGCAAAACGATTGAGAACAGGGATGAATGTGAAGGCAGAAGTTTCACTTAAATAA
- a CDS encoding TolC family protein, translating into MKRINNSVIALSLFVGIANANAQEKKTLSLDEAVQLGIQNSKNLKIDAARIEEATADLLEAKNRQLPELKVSGSYMYLPIKPNVDIKLPGLSGGAGGPEIHQVLYGSANLSVPIYSGGRIKYGIQSAKYLVEASKLSTENDKTAIAYNVAQAYNNLFKANQSIKVFEENLAASKKRDETFLKMENNGLIARNDRLKANLQTSNIELQLLEAKNNYNIANINMDLLLGLPETTEIEVDQNYIEEGSEVKPVDFYVNEARENRKDLQALAQQRKAAELGTKAAKAENLPSIAFTGGYVAADIPKFLTVYNAINVGVGISYNLSNLWKENSSLRQSQAREKQLAATDELLNDNIKLDVNREYQNTDYSKKRIIVFEKSAEQANENYRITKNKYDNGLATMTELLDADAAQIAANVGVINAKADAALAYRKLLQTTGTLTIK; encoded by the coding sequence ATGAAGAGAATAAATAACTCAGTGATTGCATTATCACTATTCGTAGGAATAGCAAATGCAAATGCTCAGGAGAAAAAGACCCTTTCTCTTGACGAAGCTGTGCAGCTGGGAATCCAGAACAGCAAGAATCTCAAGATCGATGCAGCCAGGATCGAAGAGGCTACAGCTGATCTTCTGGAAGCTAAGAACAGACAGCTTCCGGAATTGAAAGTTTCGGGAAGCTATATGTACCTTCCTATAAAACCGAATGTGGACATTAAACTTCCGGGGCTTTCCGGAGGTGCAGGCGGCCCGGAAATACACCAGGTACTTTACGGTTCGGCTAATCTTAGTGTGCCTATTTACAGTGGGGGAAGAATCAAATATGGGATTCAGTCTGCAAAATATCTGGTGGAAGCTTCCAAACTGAGTACTGAAAATGATAAGACGGCCATCGCTTATAACGTAGCTCAGGCTTATAATAACCTGTTTAAGGCCAATCAGTCGATTAAAGTTTTTGAAGAAAATCTTGCAGCTTCTAAGAAAAGGGATGAAACGTTCCTTAAAATGGAAAATAATGGTTTGATTGCCAGAAATGACAGATTAAAGGCGAATCTCCAGACTTCCAATATTGAACTTCAGCTGCTGGAAGCAAAGAACAATTACAATATTGCCAATATCAATATGGATCTCTTGCTGGGACTTCCTGAAACAACGGAAATTGAGGTAGATCAGAACTATATTGAAGAAGGTTCAGAGGTGAAACCGGTTGATTTCTACGTGAATGAAGCAAGAGAAAACCGTAAAGACCTGCAGGCATTGGCTCAGCAGAGAAAAGCTGCAGAATTGGGAACAAAAGCCGCAAAAGCAGAAAACCTTCCGTCAATTGCATTCACCGGAGGATATGTGGCAGCAGACATTCCTAAATTTCTTACCGTATACAATGCGATCAATGTAGGAGTTGGGATTTCTTATAACCTGTCTAATCTTTGGAAAGAAAACTCATCATTGAGACAGTCACAGGCGAGAGAAAAGCAGCTGGCCGCTACAGATGAATTATTGAATGACAATATCAAGCTTGACGTCAACAGAGAATATCAGAATACCGATTATTCTAAAAAAAGGATCATTGTTTTCGAAAAGTCAGCAGAGCAGGCTAATGAAAACTACAGAATTACAAAAAACAAATATGACAACGGACTTGCAACCATGACGGAACTATTGGATGCAGACGCCGCTCAGATTGCTGCCAACGTTGGCGTGATCAATGCCAAAGCAGATGCAGCACTGGCATACAGAAAACTATTACAGACAACAGGAACTTTAACAATTAAATAA
- a CDS encoding TetR/AcrR family transcriptional regulator: MNTDMISKEENILFAAEKLFAEKGFEGTSTREIAKAANVNISMISYYFGSKEKLYEKLVEYRMNEGQFFSKDLLGRTDINEWQKIERVIDQFSNRIRTQKCFYRIMQREQLHTKNPQIVEFLKQTKMGFLSMYSQILENGLKNGIFTKNPPIYLLHSTVSGTLFYAFNAKEMYKEFLNETEDDEAFDEKYYTELNKHIKYLLKDLLGYEENK, translated from the coding sequence ATGAACACAGACATGATTTCAAAAGAAGAAAATATATTATTCGCTGCTGAAAAGCTCTTTGCTGAAAAGGGTTTTGAAGGAACTTCAACCCGGGAAATCGCAAAAGCGGCTAATGTAAATATTTCTATGATCTCGTATTATTTTGGTTCCAAGGAAAAACTGTATGAGAAATTGGTGGAGTACAGAATGAATGAAGGTCAGTTTTTTTCAAAAGATCTTTTGGGAAGAACCGATATCAACGAGTGGCAGAAAATTGAAAGAGTAATTGATCAGTTTTCTAACAGGATCCGGACCCAGAAATGCTTTTACAGGATTATGCAGAGAGAGCAGCTGCATACCAAAAATCCTCAGATTGTAGAATTTTTGAAGCAAACCAAAATGGGATTTCTTTCTATGTATTCACAAATACTGGAAAACGGTCTTAAAAATGGAATTTTCACCAAAAATCCGCCTATTTATCTGCTGCATTCTACCGTAAGCGGAACTCTGTTTTATGCATTCAATGCAAAAGAAATGTATAAAGAGTTCCTGAATGAAACAGAGGATGATGAAGCTTTTGATGAAAAATACTATACAGAACTTAATAAACATATTAAATATTTACTAAAAGACCTTCTAGGTTATGAAGAGAATAAATAA